A genomic region of Thunnus albacares chromosome 4, fThuAlb1.1, whole genome shotgun sequence contains the following coding sequences:
- the cdk4 gene encoding cyclin-dependent kinase 4: MAHGSSIQYEPVAEIGGGAYGTVYKARDTESGQFVALKSVRVQTDQNGLPVSTVREVALLRRLEQFDHPNVVRLMDVCATQRSDQETKVTLVFEHVDQDLKTYLERAPAPGLSPDRIKDLMRQLLCGLAFLHSNRVMHRDLKPENILVTSQGQVKLADFGLARIYSCHMALTPVVVTLWYRPPEVLLQSSYATPVDIWSTGCIFAEMFRRKPLFCGDSEVDQLGKIFQVFGLPPEEEWPTDVTLSRKNFPPLFPRPITDFVPEINEQGAQLLLKMLTFDPFKRISALNALEHPYFRDEETLTQTKS; this comes from the exons ATGGCCCACGGCTCCAGCATCCAGTATGAGCCAGTGGCAGAGATCGGAGGGGGCGCTTATGGGACAGTTTATAAGGCCCGGGACACGGAGAGCGGGCAGTTTGTGGCTCTGAAGAGCGTGCGTGTCCAGACAGACCAAAATGGCCTCCCAGTCTCCACAGTCAGAGAGGTGGCTCTGTTGAGAAGGCTGGAGCAGTTTGACCACCCCAATGTGGTCAG GCTTATGGATGTATGTGCCACCCAGAGGTCGGACCAGGAGACTAAAGTCACTCTAGTGTTTGAACACGTGGATCAAGACCTCAAGACATACCTAGAGAGAGCTCCAGCTCCAGGATTATCCCCTGACCGCATAAAA GACCTGATGAGGCAGTTGCTGTGCGGTCTTGCATTCCTTCACTCTAACCGTGTCATGCACAGAGacctgaaaccagagaatattctGGTAACCAGCCAGGGCCAGGTGAAGCTGGCCGACTTCGGACTGGCCAGGATCTACAGCTGCCACATGGCCCTCACTCCTGTG GTGGTGACACTGTGGTATCGACCCCCTGAGGTTTTGCTACAGTCGAGTTATGCCACACCTGTGGATATCTGGAGCACCGGCTGCATCTTTGCTGAGATGTTCAGACGCAA ACCTTTGTTCTGTGGAGACTCAGAAGTGGACCAACTTGGGAAAATTTTTCA AGTTTTTGGCTTGCCACCAGAGGAGGAGTGGCCGACTGATGTTACACTTTCAAGAAAAAACTTCCCCCCTCTCTTCCCTCGACCAATCACTGACTTTGTTCCAGAGATAAATGAGCAGGGGGCGCAACTATTGCTG AAAATGCTAACCTTTGACCCCTTCAAACGAATATCTGCCCTGAATGCACTAGAACATCCATATTTCCGGGACGAGGAGACATTGACTCAGacaaaaagctga